The following DNA comes from Hyphococcus flavus.
AGCCCCGCTCGGTTTTTCACCGCGCAAGTTGATGACGGTTTTTACGCCGCGTTCTTTCCATTGTTTCAGCTTTGCGGGAGAGGGCTGATAGGTGCGCCACATCTTGCCCGGCGCAATTTCGAACGTGTTGTCGTAGACTTTGCGCAAGAACCCGTGATCGCCAAGCATCAGCGCGCGCCAGGCGCGCCGCCGCCCTTCTGGCGTTGCAAATTCTTCACGGGTAAAGGCGTCGCCCATTATTGAAGCTTAAAACTTTCCATCCCCATCGGGATCAAGAAGCTTATGCATGTGCACAATGAAGTAACGCATATGCGCGTTATCAACGGTTTGCTGTGCTTTCGAACGCCATGCTTTTTCAGCTTCGGCGTAGTTTGGAAAGACCCCGACAATATCGAGCTTGCTCAAATCACGGAAATTGACTTCCTCAAGATTATCAAGCTCGCCGCCGAATACTAAATGAAGCAGTTGCTTGTCGGACATGCATATCTCTCCGTTAGAGTTTTAGTTGCCTGCGATGGTCATCGCCGGGATCAAGACGCTTGGTGCGTTGGTTGCACCGCGAATATCGAGGTCGTTGGCCGGAACAAGCCCGGCGAACATTTCAAGAATGTTGCCGGCGATGGTGATCTCGCTTACCGGGTCAGCGACGGTGCCGTTTTCAAACCAGAAACCGGAGCAGCCAACGGAATAATCGCCCGTATTGGGGTTCACCTGTGGCCCAAACATATCGGTAACGAGGAGGCCCTCTTTCGCGTCGTTTAAAAGTTCATCGAAAGTTTTTTTACCTGGCTCCAGTGTCAGGTTTGTTGAGCCTGAGCCTGGCGCGCCGCCGGTTCCGCGTGCGGCGCGGGCGTTAGTTTCCAGCCCAAGCTGCATCGCTTGTGACGCATTCATCAACCATGCGGTCAGAACGCCATTTTTGATCAGGTCGATGCGAGCATTAACGACACCTTCGCCATCGAACGGGCGCGAGCCCGCACCTTGAAGAACATGTGGATCATCGATGATATTGATGTTTTCGGCAAAAATTTTCTCGCCGAGCTTGTCTTTCAAAAAGCTGACGCCGCGCGCAATGGCGCCGCCGTTCACAGCGCCTGAAAGGTGCGACAGAAGCGAACGCGATAGGC
Coding sequences within:
- a CDS encoding DUF4170 domain-containing protein, whose protein sequence is MSDKQLLHLVFGGELDNLEEVNFRDLSKLDIVGVFPNYAEAEKAWRSKAQQTVDNAHMRYFIVHMHKLLDPDGDGKF